The following coding sequences lie in one Clarias gariepinus isolate MV-2021 ecotype Netherlands chromosome 27, CGAR_prim_01v2, whole genome shotgun sequence genomic window:
- the prdx6 gene encoding peroxiredoxin-6, with translation MPGVLLGDVMPNFEADTTIGKIKFHDFLGDSWGILFSHPRDFTPVCTTELACAARLSDEFKKRDVKMIALSIDSVADHCAWSKDVVALHSETASSPLPFPIIADDKRELSVLLGMLDPDELDKDGMPLTARCVFVVGPDKRLKLSILYPATTGRNFTEILRVIDSLQLTAKKKVATPVDWKPGNEVMVIPSLSDEEAKNLFPAGFTTKNLPSGKNYLRYTPQP, from the exons ATGCCTGGGGTCTTGCTAGGAGACGTTATGCCTAACTTTGAGGCAGACACGACTATCGGCAAGATAAAATTCCACGATTTTTTGGGCGACTC ATGGGGCATCCTGTTCTCTCATCCTCGTGACTTCACCCCCGTGTGTACCACCGAGCTCGCATGTGCTGCTAGGCTCAGCGATGAATTTAAGAAACGGGATGTGAAGATGATTGCTCTGTCTATAGACAGCGTGGCGGACCACTGTGCATGGAGCAAG GATGTGGTGGCACTTCACTCAGAAACAGCAAGCAGTCCTTTGCCATTCCCCATTATAGCAGATGATAAGCGGGAGCTCTCGGTTCTTCTGGGAATGCTAGACCCTGATGAGTTGGACAAAGATGGCATGCCCCTCACCGCCCGCTGT GTGTTTGTTGTTGGGCCTGATAAGAGGCTGAAACTTTCTATCCTTTATCCTGCCACCACAGGGCGCAATTTTACCGAGATACTTCGGGTTATTGATTCCCTGCAGCTGACAGCAAAAAAGAAGGTGGCTACACCTGTAGACTGGAAG CCTGGAAATGAAGTCATGGTCATCCCGTCTCTCTCAGACGAAGAGGCTAAGAACCTTTTCCCTGCTGGATTCACCACAAAGAATCTGCCTTCTGGGAAAAACTACCTACGCTATACGCCACAGCCATAA
- the plpp6 gene encoding polyisoprenoid diphosphate/phosphate phosphohydrolase PLPP6 yields the protein MPSPKPVRASNARSSSVSGVGGGSNSSSGRYEFMSLTRTPPLSPSPPSHLLQRQGSDPTTARLRASESPSRRRRGSGSSTASTSSTGGGAQQLPEEDCMHLNPSIGSVALSSLLAVDLWLSKRLGVCACEESSWGSARPLMKLVEVSGHGIPWLIGAAYCLYKSDSAAGQEVMLNLLMALVLDLVLVAMVKALVRRRRPSHNRMDMFATFSVDRYSFPSGHATRAAMCARFLLAHLVLAAPLRVLVLLWAIFVGLSRVLLGRHNVTDVAFGFFMGYCQYNLVEALWLSPATLQSMMGLLD from the exons ATGCCGTCCCCGAAACCTGTCAGAGCTAGCAACGCGCGCAGTAGCAGTGTTTCCGGTGTCGGCGGAGGCAGTAACAGCAGCAGCGGTCGCTATGAGTTCATGTCGCTGACCCGGACTCCTCCACTTTCCCCTTCGCCTCCTTCGCACCTCCTCCAGAGGCAGGGCTCGGACCCTACAACAGCGCGGCTCCGTGCCTCCGAGAGCCCGAGCCGGCGGCGCAGGGGCTCTGGTTCTTCCACCGCATCCACGTCATCGACCGGCGGCGGCGCGCAGCAGTTACCGGAAGAGGACTGCATGCACCTGAACCCGTCCATCGGCAGTGTGGCGCTGAGCTCTCTGCTCGCAGTGGATCTGTGGCTTTCCAAGCGGCTCGGTGTGTGCGCATGCGAGGAGTCGTCCTGGGGAAGCGCGCGGCCCCTCATGAAGCTGGTGGAGGTCTCCGGGCACGGCATACCGTGGCTCATCGGCGCCGCCTACTGTCTATACAAGAGCGACAGCGCCGCGGGCCAGGAGGTCATGCTCAACCTGCTCATGG ctTTGGTGTTGGACCTGGTGCTAGTGGCCATGGTTAAAGCCCTGGTCCGTCGCCGGCGTCCTTCTCATAACCGCATGGACATGTTTGCCACGTTCTCTGTGGATCGCTACTCCTTCCCATCAGGCCATGCCACTCGGGCTGCTATGTGTGCCCGCTTCCTGCTGGCACACTTGGTTCTTGCCGCTCCGCTGCGCGTGCTTGTCCTGCTCTGGGCGATCTTTGTTGGCCTCTCTCGGGTCCTTCTCGGGCGTCACAACGTCACAGATGTAGCCTTCGGTTTCTTCATGGGCTACTGCCAGTACAACCTGGTGGAGGCGCTCTGGTTGTCACCGGCTACGCTACAAAGCATGATGGGTCTGCTGGATTGA